In the genome of Pempheris klunzingeri isolate RE-2024b chromosome 3, fPemKlu1.hap1, whole genome shotgun sequence, one region contains:
- the LOC139223528 gene encoding E3 ubiquitin-protein ligase TRIM21-like, protein MAAASFLLYEDQFLCSICLDVLTDPVTTPCGHNFCKTCITEHWNTNDRFLCPVCKEAFTTRPDLRVNTLLSEMVSQFRQSAQQDASSSSSEQQVSKPGEVPCDVCTGTKLKALKSCLVCLVSYCETHLEPHLTASRLKRHQLIDPVENLDSRMCTKHDKPLELFCKTDQTCVCMLCLVLDHIGHKFVPLKEEYEGQKAELGKTEAEIQQMIQKRRLKIEEIKRSADLSQEDADRVIAEGVQVFTSLKERVERGQAELINTIKEKQERAEKQAQAFIRELEQEISELMKRRTEVEQLSRSEDHLHLLQSVQTLNTNQPPATRDWTEVSVPPPSYEGTVRRAVAQLEQDLSKEMKKLIKAELRRVQKFAVDVTLDPDTANPYLILSDDGKQVNDSDVRKNLPDNPERFSEYIIVLGEQSFSSGRFYFEVQVKGKTEWDLGVARESINRKEDIILSPEDGYWTVCLRNGNEYKALGNRLSLRSQPQKVGVFVDYEDGLVSFYDVDAAALIYSFTSCSFTEKLFPFFSPCDNDGGENSAPLIISPVN, encoded by the coding sequence atggctgctgccaGTTTTCTGCTGTATGAAGATCAGTTTCTGTGCTCCATCTGTCTGGATGTGCTCACTGATCCCGTCACCACACCATGTGGACACAACTTCTGCAAAACCTGCATCACTGAACACTGGAACACTAACGACCGGTTTCTGTGTCCAGTGTGTAAAGAGGCTTTTACCACAAGACCTGATTTGAGGGTCAACACTTTGCTCTCTGAGATGGTCTCTCAGTTCAGACAGTCAGCTCAACAGgacgccagcagcagcagctcagagcaacaAGTGTCCAAACCAGGAGAAGTTCCCTGTGACGTCTGCACTGGAACCAAACTGAAGGCCCTGAAGTCCTGCCTGGTGTGTCTGGTCTCCTACTGTGAGACTCACCTGGAGcctcatctgacagcttcacGTCTGAAAAGACACCAGCTGATCGACCCTGTGGAGAACCTGGACAGCAGGATGTGTACGAAGCACGATAAACCTCTGGAGCTGTTCTGTAAGACCGACCAGACGTGTGTCTGCATGCTCTGCCTTGTTTTAGACCACATAGGACATAAGTTTGTTCCTCTGAAAGAAGAATATGAAGGACAGAAGGCCGAGCTGGggaagacagaggctgaaatccagcagatgatccagaagagaCGACTGAAGATTGAGGAGATCAAACGGTCAgctgacctcagtcaggaagatgcagacagagtGATAGCAGAAGGTGTTCAGGTCTTCACTTCTCTGAAGGAGCGTGTTGAGAGAGGCCAGGCAGagctcatcaacaccatcaaagagaagcaggaaagagcagaaaaacaggcccaagctttcatcagagagctggaacaggaaatctctgagctgatgaagaggaggactgaggtggagcagctctCACGCTCTGAAgaccacctccatctcctccagagtGTCCAGACCCTCAACACCAACCAGCCTCCAGCCACCAGGGACTGGACAGAGGTCAGCGTCCCTCCACCGTCCTATGAGGGGACTGTGAGgagagctgtggctcagctggagcaggatctcagtaaagagatgaagaagctgattaaagctgagctgaggagggtCCAGAAGTTTGCAGTGGATGTGACTCTTGATCCTGATACAGCAAATCCTTATCTCATCCTGTCTGATGATGGGAAACAAGTGAATGATAGTGATGTGAGGAAGAATCTACCAGACAATCCAGAGAGGTTTTCTGAGTATATCATTGTCTTAGGAGAGCAGAGTTTCTCTTCAGGCAGATTCTACTTTGAGGTTcaggttaaaggaaaaactgaatggGATTTAGGAGTGGCCAGAGAGTCGATCAACAGGAAAGAGGACATCATACTGAGCCCTGAGGATGGTTACTGGACTGTATGTTTGAGGAATGGGAATGAGTACAAAGCTCTTGGTAACCGTCTCTCTCTGAGGTCTCAGCCTCAGAaggtgggggtgtttgtggACTATGAGGACGGTCTGGTCTCCTTTTATGACGtagatgctgcagctctcatctactccttcaccagctgctccttcactgaGAAACTCTTCCCCTTCTTCAGTCCATGTGATAATGATGGAGGCGAAAACTCTGCCCCTCTGATCATCTCTCCTGTCAATTAG
- the LOC139223511 gene encoding E3 ubiquitin-protein ligase TRIM21-like — protein MAAASCLLYEDQFLCSICLDVLTDPVSTSCGHNFCKTCITEHWNTNDWFLCPMCNKAFTTRPDLRVNTLLSEMVSQFRQSAQQDASSSSSEQQVSKPGEVPCDVCAGTKLKALKSCLMCLVSYCETHLEPHLTASRLKRHQLIDPVENLDSRMCTKHDKPLKLFCKTDQTCVCMLCSVLDHKTHEFVPLKEEYEGQKAELGKTEAEIQQMIQKRRLKIEEIKRSADLSQEDADRVIAEGLQVFTSLKERVERGQAELINTIKEKQERAEKQAQAFIRELEQEISELMKRRTEVEQLSRSEDHLHLLQSVQSLNTNQPPATRDWTEVSVPPPSYEGTVSRAVAQLEEDLSKEMKELIKAELRRVQQFAVDVTLDPDTANPYLILSDDGKQVYDSDVWKNLPDNPERFSKCVNVLGEQSFSSGRFYFEVQVKGKTEWSLGVARESINRKEEITLIPKNGYWTVWLSNGNEYEALDDPSVLLSLRSQPQKVGVFVDYEDGLVSFYDVDAAALIYSFTSCSFTEKLFPYFSPENNDGGKNSAPLIISPVN, from the coding sequence atggctgctgccaGTTGTCTGCTGTATGAAGATCAGTTTCTGTGCTCCATCTGTCTGGATGTGCTCACTGATCCCGTCAGCACATCATGTGGACACAACTTCTGCAAAACCTGCATCACTGAACACTGGAACACTAACGACTGGTTTCTGTGCCCCATGTGTAACAAGGCTTTTACCACAAGACCTGATTTGAGGGTCAACACTTTGCTCTCTGAGATGGTCTCTCAGTTCAGACAGTCAGCTCAACAGgacgccagcagcagcagctcagagcaacaAGTGTCCAAACCAGGAGAAGTTCCCTGTGACGTCTGCGCTGGAACCAAACTGAAGGCCCTGAAGTCCTGCCTGATGTGTCTGGTCTCCTACTGTGAGACTCACCTGGAGcctcatctgacagcttcacGTCTGAAAAGACACCAGCTGATCGACCCTGTGGAGAACCTGGACAGCAGGATGTGTACGAAGCACGATAAACCTCTGAAGCTGTTCTGTAAGACCGACCAGACGTGTGTCTgcatgctctgctctgttttagacCACAAGACACATGAGTTTGTTCCTCTGAAAGAAGAATATGAAGGACAGAAGGCCGAGCTGGggaagacagaggctgaaatccagcagatgatccagaagagaCGACTGAAGATTGAGGAGATCAAACGGTCAgctgacctcagtcaggaagatgcagacagagtGATAGCAGaaggtcttcaggtcttcacTTCTCTGAAGGAGCGTGTTGAGAGAGGCCAGGCAGagctcatcaacaccatcaaagagaagcaggaaagagcagaaaaacaggcccaagctttcatcagagagctggaacaggaaatctctgagctgatgaagaggaggactgaggtggagcagctctCACGCTCTGAAgaccacctccatctcctccagagtGTCCAGTCCCTCAACACCAACCAGCCTCCAGCCACCAGGGACTGGACAGAGGTCAGCGTCCCTCCACCGTCCTATGAGGGGACTGTGAgcagagctgtggctcagctggaggaggatctCAGTAaagagatgaaggagctgattaaagctgagctgaggagggtCCAGCAGTTTGCAGTGGATGTGACTCTTGATCCTGATACAGCAAATCCTTATCTCATCCTGTCTGATGATGGGAAACAAGTGTATGATAGTGATGTGTGGAAGAATCTCCCAGACAATCCAGAGAGGTTTTCTAAGTGTGTCAATGTCTTAGGAGAGCAGAGTTTCTCTTCAGGCAGATTCTACTTTGAGGTTcaggttaaaggaaaaactgaatggTCTTTAGGAGTGGCCAGAGAGTCGATCAACAGGAAAGAGGAAATCACACTGATCCCTAAGAATGGTTACTGGACTGTATGGTTGAGTAATGGGAATGAGTACGAAGCTCTTGATGACCCTtcagtccttctctctctgaggtCTCAGCCTCAGAaggtgggggtgtttgtggACTATGAGGACGGTCTGGTCTCCTTTTATGACGtagatgctgcagctctcatctactccttcaccagctgctccttcactgaGAAACTCTTCCCCTACTTCAGTCCGGAAAATAATGATGGAGGTAAAAACTCTGCCCCTCTGATCATCTCTCCTGTCAATTAG